The proteins below come from a single Miscanthus floridulus cultivar M001 chromosome 1, ASM1932011v1, whole genome shotgun sequence genomic window:
- the LOC136508633 gene encoding uncharacterized protein isoform X1, with the protein MTPPRQRADPSPSPSSPPPLLSRLRSAASSFLARQYSTKKGGDGTGPPKPKGGGSCAPRHLRPGFVDPSSWRHFDSRAVGIKPDAIHTDAWAVLKKLRREGFQAYLVGGCVRDLLLKRVPKDFDVITTASLEQLKKNIFRRSMIVGKRFPICLLKMRDSVIEISSFRTVAKYGNRSEAVDYVEELNGSDVRDILRWKDSMRRDFTINGLFFNPMNFKIYDYVNGARDMRKNKVCTVIPAHISFMEDPARILRGFRIAARLGFQFSSETSNAIHDLSSSIINIDKARLMMEMNYIMSYGAAAPSVWLLRKYGLLDILLPFQAAYLSDQMKGGSSDRHLMLMKLLANLDRLLSADRPCHSSLWLALLVFHSTLVISPQDTLVIRAFAAVLYFGTWETTVKFLEEEVGPEVTFAPETMGPSRTKLDDLMEHTSHLASLVNSSVDTLTCVHGLEQSLARFSEPPQISGVVLTSNNDRKRLSVIFEGLASDLPSYDERRGMRGIDYWSLKDGDPAEVRFVLGKVIMDTMYDKLPCESTEDEDAAATVEPAADLADGRSLPPLSSLF; encoded by the exons ATGACGCCGCCGCGTCAGCGCGCTGACCCGTCGCCCTCGCCCTCTTCCccgcctcccctcctctcccgccTCCGCTCGGCTGCCTCCAGTTTCCTG GCGCGGCAGTACAGCACGAAGAAGGGAGGCGACGGAACCGGTCCTCCGAAGCCGAAAGGTGGTGGCTCCTGCGCGCCAAGGCACCTCAGGCCAG GATTCGTGGATCCTTCATCATGGAGGCATTTTGACTCAAGGGCTGTTGGCATTAAACCAGATGCTATACATACGGATGCATGGGCAGTTTTAAAAAAGCTCAGACGAGAAG GTTTTCAAGCTTACCTTGTTGGGGGGTGTGTGAGAGATTTGCTACTCAAAAGGGTACCTAAAGATTTTGACGTGATTACCACTGCAAGTCTCGAACAG CTTAAGAAAAATATATTCAGGCGATCTATGATTGTAGGCAAACGCTTTCCAATATGTCTTCTTAAAATGCGTGACTCTGTAATTGAG ATTTCGAGCTTTCGAACAGTTGCTAAGTATGGGAATAGAAGTGAAGCAGTAGATTATGTGGAAGAGTTGAATGGCTCTGATGTTAGGGATATTCTTCGCTGGAAGGATTCTATGAGAAGAGACTTCACAATAAATGG TCTTTTCTTTAACCCGATGAACTTCAAAATTTATGATTACGTGAATGGAGCAAGGGATATGAGAAAAAACAAA GTGTGTACAGTGATTCCTGCTCATATTTCTTTCATGGAGGACCCCG CAAGGATTTTACGTGGCTTCAGAATTGCTGCTCGCCTTGGTTTCCAGTTTTCCAGTGAAACTTCTAATGCAATACATGATCTTTCTTCGTCTATAATTAATATCGACAAG GCAAGATTGATGATGGAAATGAATTATATAATGTCTTATGGGGCAGCAGCGCCTTCTGTTTGGTTGCTTAGAAAATATGGACTACTTGATATTTTACTGCCTTTCCAG GCAGCATATTTGTCTGATCAGATGAAGGGTGGTTCAAGTGACAGACATCTGATGCTCATG AAACTACTGGCTAATCTTGATAGGTTACTCTCTGCAGACCGGCCATGCCATAGCTCTTTGTG GCTGGCGTTGTTGGTATTTCACAGTACATTGGTTATATCTCCACAAGACACGCTGGTAATAAGAGCTTTTGCTGCAGTGTTGTATTTCGGAACATGGGAAACCACAGTCAAATTTCTGGAAGAAGAAGTTGGACCTGAAGTTACATTTGCCCCAGAGACAATGGGGCCTTCTCGGACTAAACTGGATGATCTTATGGAACACACATCACATCTTGCATCACTAGTCAATTCTTCAGTGGATACATTGACATGTGTACATGGTCTGGAGCAATCGCTAGCCAGATTCTCCGAACCTCCGCAAATTTCAGGAGTA GTACTCACATCTAACAATGATAGGAAAAGGTTATCAGTCATATTTGAGGGCCTTGCTTCTGACCTGCCTTCATATGACGAGAGAAGAGGGATGCGTGGGATTGATTACTGGTCGCTGAAAGATGGGGATCCTGCCGAGGTCCGATTTGTTCTCGGTAAAGTGATCATGGACACCATGTATGACAAGCTACCATGTGAATCTACTGAGGACGAGGATGCTGCTGCAACGGTAGAGCCAGCTGCTGATCTTGCTGATGGAAGAAGCCTACCTCCACTGTCCTCATTGTTTTAA
- the LOC136508620 gene encoding thiol-disulfide oxidoreductase LTO1-like — protein sequence MATISAALAISFFPSPTRFAVATTFSASSRIKRAARFRCCAESSSQEQETSAAPPTPPPEKPARSPPSSLLGISTSTWSAGVAGLGFLETGYLTYLKLTGSEAFCPITGAGCGDVLDSDYSVVFGIPLPLFGLVTYGLVTALSLQENGKDLLPGSDDLDIRLILLLTATSMATASAYFLYILSTKFVGVSCSYCLLSAFLSFTLLFIRVKDFGFERIQKFAGIQLAVAVIIALALTNSYSSATTQLKGTDDFVLEPYETEITTESSPFAIALARHLHSIGAKMYGAFWCSHCNEQKQLFGREATKILDYVECFPNGAGKGKKMTAECAASGLEGFPTWFINGKVLSGDQELEVLAEASGFVAEGTEQSTEILPN from the exons ATGGCGACCATCTCTGCAGCCCTCGCCATCTCCTTCTTCCCATCCCCAACTCGCTTCGCCGTCGCCACTACGTTCTCTGCTTCCTCGCGCATCAAG AGAGCCGCGCGCTTCAGGTGCTGCGCGGAGTCTTCTTCCCAGGAGCAGGAGACCTCCGCCGCCCCTCCCACCCCGCCGCCGGAGAAGCCCGCAAGATCTCCCCCTTCGTCTCTGCTGGGCATTTCCACGAGCACCTGGTCTGCAGGTGTCGCTGGGCTGGGGTTCCTGGAGACTGGCTACCTCACTTACCTCAAGCTCACGGGCTCCGAGGCGTTCTGCCCCATCACTGGCGCAGGCTGCGGCGACGTCCTCGACAGCGACTACTCCGTCGTCTTTG GAATACCTCTTCCCTTATTTGGTCTGGTGACTTATGGTTTAGTTACTGCACTTTCTCTGCAAGAAAATGGAAAGGACTTGCTCCCGGGATCGGATGACCTGGATATTAGATTAATATTGCTTCTGACTGCTACTTCTATGGCGACTGCGAGTGCTTATTTTCTTTACATTCTAAGCACTAAATTTGTTGGGGTATCTTGTTCGTACTGTTTGCTGTCAGCATTTCTCTCGTTCACTCTACTCTTCATCAGAGTTAAG GACTTCGGTTTTGAACGTATCCAGAAGTTTGCTGGTATTCAGTTAGCTGTAGCTGTCATTATAGCTCTTGCTTTGACAAACTCATACAGTTCTGCTACTACTCAATTGAAAGG TACAGATGACTTTGTGTTAGAACCATATGAAACAGAGATAACAACCGAATCATCCCCATTTGCTATTGCACTGGCTAGACATTTGCACTCTATAGGTGCTAAGATGTACGGAGCATTCTGGTGTTCTCATTGCAATGAACAAAAACAG CTGTTTGGTCGTGAAGCTACAAAAATTCTGGACTACGTGGAATGTTTCCCAAATGGAGCTGGTAAGGGAAAGAAAATGACTGCAGAATGTGCAGCTTCTGGTCTTGAAGGTTTTCCAACATGGTTCATCAATGGAAAG GTTCTGAGCGGTGACCAGGAGCTTGAAGTTCTGGCAGAAGCATCAGGCTTCGTTGCTGAGGGCACAGAACAATCCACGGAAATATTGCCAAATTGA
- the LOC136508633 gene encoding uncharacterized protein isoform X2: protein MTPPRQRADPSPSPSSPPPLLSRLRSAASSFLARQYSTKKGGDGTGPPKPKGGGSCAPRHLRPGFVDPSSWRHFDSRAVGIKPDAIHTDAWAVLKKLRREGFQAYLVGGCVRDLLLKRVPKDFDVITTASLEQLKKNIFRRSMIVGKRFPICLLKMRDSVIEISSFRTVAKYGNRSEAVDYVEELNGSDVRDILRWKDSMRRDFTINGLFFNPMNFKIYDYVNGARDMRKNKVCTVIPAHISFMEDPARILRGFRIAARLGFQFSSETSNAIHDLSSSIINIDKARLMMEMNYIMSYGAAAPSVWLLRKYGLLDILLPFQAAYLSDQMKGGSSDRHLMLMKLLANLDRLLSADRPCHSSLCVVFRNMGNHSQISGRRSWT from the exons ATGACGCCGCCGCGTCAGCGCGCTGACCCGTCGCCCTCGCCCTCTTCCccgcctcccctcctctcccgccTCCGCTCGGCTGCCTCCAGTTTCCTG GCGCGGCAGTACAGCACGAAGAAGGGAGGCGACGGAACCGGTCCTCCGAAGCCGAAAGGTGGTGGCTCCTGCGCGCCAAGGCACCTCAGGCCAG GATTCGTGGATCCTTCATCATGGAGGCATTTTGACTCAAGGGCTGTTGGCATTAAACCAGATGCTATACATACGGATGCATGGGCAGTTTTAAAAAAGCTCAGACGAGAAG GTTTTCAAGCTTACCTTGTTGGGGGGTGTGTGAGAGATTTGCTACTCAAAAGGGTACCTAAAGATTTTGACGTGATTACCACTGCAAGTCTCGAACAG CTTAAGAAAAATATATTCAGGCGATCTATGATTGTAGGCAAACGCTTTCCAATATGTCTTCTTAAAATGCGTGACTCTGTAATTGAG ATTTCGAGCTTTCGAACAGTTGCTAAGTATGGGAATAGAAGTGAAGCAGTAGATTATGTGGAAGAGTTGAATGGCTCTGATGTTAGGGATATTCTTCGCTGGAAGGATTCTATGAGAAGAGACTTCACAATAAATGG TCTTTTCTTTAACCCGATGAACTTCAAAATTTATGATTACGTGAATGGAGCAAGGGATATGAGAAAAAACAAA GTGTGTACAGTGATTCCTGCTCATATTTCTTTCATGGAGGACCCCG CAAGGATTTTACGTGGCTTCAGAATTGCTGCTCGCCTTGGTTTCCAGTTTTCCAGTGAAACTTCTAATGCAATACATGATCTTTCTTCGTCTATAATTAATATCGACAAG GCAAGATTGATGATGGAAATGAATTATATAATGTCTTATGGGGCAGCAGCGCCTTCTGTTTGGTTGCTTAGAAAATATGGACTACTTGATATTTTACTGCCTTTCCAG GCAGCATATTTGTCTGATCAGATGAAGGGTGGTTCAAGTGACAGACATCTGATGCTCATG AAACTACTGGCTAATCTTGATAGGTTACTCTCTGCAGACCGGCCATGCCATAGCTCTTTGTG TGTTGTATTTCGGAACATGGGAAACCACAGTCAAATTTCTGGAAGAAGAAGTTGGACCTGA
- the LOC136508614 gene encoding probable signal recognition particle 43 kDa protein, chloroplastic: protein MEAVLRHPSLSRLKPPNPNIPRTPSPSLTPPSFLRLRAHRLISAAVFQDQKPKEPASKGGDDEEAYGEVDRIVSSRTVSSPVFAEDGSASAAVATEYLVEWKDGHEPSWVPAEAIAADVVAEYETPWWTAAKKADAEALAALLADETLRRDPDAEDAQGRTAAHFAAGLGSEECLRALATAGADLGHRERAGGGLTPLHIAVGYGRAGAVRALLELGADPEAPDGQGRTPLELVQEVLARTPKGNPAAFQLRQGLEAAQKELEKAVYEWAEVEKVIDGRGEGKWREYLVEWRDGGEREWVKAAWVAEDLVSDFEAGLEYAVAEAVVDKRQASTATAEGEDRWEYLVKWVDIEEATWEPAENVDAELVQEFEQRQSGSAGGDGGSTAPPPSEAIA, encoded by the coding sequence ATGGAGGCCGTCCTACGGCATCCATCGCTCTCCCGCCTCAAGCCTCCGAACCCGAACATTCCCAGAACGCCATCGCCATCCCTTACTCCCCCATCTTTCCTCCGCCTCCGCGCGCACCGGCTCATCTCCGCCGCGGTGTTCCAGGACCAGAAGCCGAAGGAGCCAGCAAGCAAGGGAGGTGATGACGAGGAGGCGTACGGCGAGGTGGACCGTATCGTCTCCAGCCGCACCGTCAGCAGCCCTGTGTTCGCGGAGGACGGCTCggccagcgccgccgtcgccacggAGTACCTGGTGGAGTGGAAGGACGGGCACGAGCCGTCGTGGGTACCCGCGGAGGCCATAGCCGCGGACGTGGTGGCCGAGTACGAGACGCCGTGGTGGACGGCGGCCAAGAAGGCGGACGCGGAGgcgctggcggcgctgctcgcgGACGAGACGCTGCGGCGGGACCCCGACGCGGAGGATGCGCAGGGGCGCACCGCGGCGCACTTCGCCGCGGGGCTGGGGTCCGAGGAGTGCCTGCGCGCGCTCGCGACGGCCGGGGCGGACCTGGGCCACCGGGAGCGCGCAGGGGGCGGGCTCACGCCGCTGCACATCGCGGTCGGGTACGGCCGCGCGGGCGCCGTGCGCGCACTGCTGGAGCTGGGCGCCGACCCGGAGGCCCCCGACGGGCAGGGCCGCacgccgctggagctggtccagGAGGTGCTCGCCAGGACGCCCAAGGGCAACCCGGCGGCGTTCCAGCTGAGGCAGGGGCTGGAGGCGGCGCAGAAGGAGCTGGAGAAGGCCGTGTACGAGTGGGCCGAGGTGGAGAAGGTGATCGATGGCCGCGGCGAGGGCAAGTGGCGGGAATACCTGGTGGAGTGGCGCGACGGCGGCGAGAGGGAGTGGGTGAAGGCGGCGTGGGTGGCGGAGGACCTGGTGAGCGACTTCGAGGCCGGGCTGGAGTACGCCGTGGCCGAGGCCGTGGTCGACAAGAGGCAGgcgtcgacggcgacggcggaaGGGGAGGATAGATGGGAGTACCTTGTCAAGTGGGTGGACATTGAGGAGGCCACGTGGGAGCCCGCCGAGAACGTGGACGCCGAGCTCGTGCAGGAGTTCGAGCAGCGGCAGTCGGGGTCTGCAGGTGGTGATGGCGGCAGCACTGCGCCACCGCCGTCGGAGGCGATTGCTTGA
- the LOC136508629 gene encoding uncharacterized protein, protein MENAVVLREWFDRVDAGRTGNITAAQLQGALAVGNLNFPISVVQQMIRMYDFDRNGTMSFEEFLALNKFLQKVQSVFSTLERGRGFLSLEEVYEALIKLGFSLDSPAFYTVCESFDKSKKGMIQLDEFISLCIFVQSALNLFNSFDTSKQGRVTFDFNQFVYCTANCRI, encoded by the exons ATGGAGAACGCGGTGGTTCTCCGGGAGTGGTTCGACCGCGTCGACGCCGGCCGCACCGGCAACATCACCGCTGCCCAACTCCAG GGCGCGCTCGCTGTCGGCAACCTCAACTTCCCCATCTCCGTCGTGCAGCAGATGATTAG GATGTATGACTTCGATCGGAATGGCACCATGAGCTTTGAAG AGTTTCTGGCTCTTAACAAATTCCTTCAGAAG GTGCAAAGTGTATTCTCCACCCTGGAAAG GGGTCGTGGATTTCTAAGTCTTGAGGAGGTGTATGAG GCATTAATCAAACTTGGTTTCTCGTTGGATTCACCAGCCTTCTACACAGTTTGTGAG AGCTTCGACAAGAGCAAGAAGGGGATGATTCAATTGGATGAGTTTATATCACTCTGCATTTTTGTGCAGTCAGCTCT TAACCTGTTCAATTCGTTTGATACAAGCAAGCAAGGAAGAGTGACTTTCGATTTTAACCAATTCGTGTACTGCA CGGCAAACTGTAGGATATAA